In Corvus moneduloides isolate bCorMon1 chromosome 3, bCorMon1.pri, whole genome shotgun sequence, one DNA window encodes the following:
- the VPS54 gene encoding vacuolar protein sorting-associated protein 54 isoform X3, whose amino-acid sequence MASSHSSSPVPQSNSSDAFFKKEMDATKHFRPVQSLPDVCPKEPTGNPNNLRDSPSLVADQQRWTIYHSKVNLPAALNDPRSPRNILHYTNRKSLRERKFMKDARIFVLLKIPLTGHYYTLTINPGQIWNKYLSTTGGKGNRDAASSKLLQEKLSHYLDIVEVNIAHQISLRSEAFFHAMTSQHELQDYLRKTSQAVKLLREKISKIDKVMCEGSLRVLRLSLTRNNCIKAYNKLKLMATVHQTQPTVQLLLSTSEYVGALDLIATTQEVLQQELQGIHSFRHLGSQLCELEKLIDKMMIAEFSTYARNDLNRPLEDDCQILEEERLVSLVFGLLKQRKLNFYEIYGDEMINTAKNIIKQCVVNTVSQIEEIDTEVVVKLADQMRMMNFPQWFDLLKNIFCKFTIFLKRIKATLNTIRSVVFLVLDKNQKTRDLEDTLQKNSAKESTVDTEVAYLTHEGMFISDAFGDGELPAGAADTASQRNTSPNSEPCSSDSVSEPECTTDSSSSKEHTSSSVTPGGVEMMISDDMKLTDLELVRLANNIQELLYNASDICHDRSVKFLMARAKDGFLEKLNSNEFVTLSRLMEGFILDTEQICGRKSMSLRGALQSQANRFVNRFHEERKTKLSLLLDNERWKQAEVPAEFQDLVDSVSDGRISLPEKKPTATEERKPAEFLIVEGQKYATVGTVLLLIRIILEYCQCVDNIPSITTDMLTRLSDLLKYFNSRSCQLVLGAGALQVVGLKTITTKNLALSSRCLQLIVHYIPIIRAHFEARLQPKQFSMLRHFDHITKDYHDHIAEISAKLVAIMDSLFDKLLSKYEVKAPVPSACFRNICKQMAKMHEAIYDLLPEEQTQMLFLRINASYKLHLKRQLAHLNVVNDGGPLNGLVTSDVAFYTGNLQALKGLNNLDLNMAEIWEQKR is encoded by the exons ATGGCATCAAGCCACAGTTCTTCACCAGTGCCTCAGTCAAACAGCAGTgatgctttctttaaaaaagaaatggacGCCACGAAACACTTTCGCCCTGTGCAGTCCCTGCCTGATGTGTGTCCCAAGGAACCCACAG GCAATCCCAATAACTTACGTGACAGCCCATCTCTAGTTGCGGATCAGCAAAGATGGACTATTTATCATTCCAAAGTCAATCTCCCAGCAGCACTAAATGATCCTAG ATCACCAAGGAACATTTTGCATTATACCAACAGGAAATCGCTCCG AGAGAGAAAGTTCATGAAAGATGCAAGAATATTTGTACTCCTAAAGATACCTTTGACAGGACACTATTACACACTCACG aTAAATCCAGGACAGATCTGGAACAAGTACCTAAG TACCACTGGTGGAAAAGGAAATCGTGATGCAGCTTCCTCCAAGTTACTTCAAGAAAAG CTGAGCCATTATCTGGACATCGTGGAAGTCAATATTGCTCATCAGATTTCTCTCCGCtcagaagcattttttcatgCAATGACCTCTCAGCATGAGTTGCAGGACTACCTCAGGAAAACCTCCCAGGCTGTAAAATTGCTTAGAGAGAAGATCTCTAAAATTGATAAAGTAATGTGTGAAGGATCACTTCGAGTTTTAAGACTGTCGCTCACCAGAAATAACTGTATAAAAGCATACAATAAACTGAAGTTAATGGCTACTGTACACCAAACACAGCCCACAGTACAGTTGCTGCTCTCCACTTCAGAGTATGTTGGAGCTTTGGACTTAATAGCAACAACACAAGAGGTGTTACAGCAAGAGCTTCAAGGTATTCACAGTTTCCG GCATCTTGGCTCACAGCTTTGTGAACTGGAAAAGCTGATAGATAAAATGATGATTGCAGAGTTTTCAACTTACGCTCGCAATGATTTAAATAGACCCCTAGAAGATGATTGCCAAATTCTAGAAGAG GAGAGACTTGTATCTCTAGTATTTGGACTTCTAAAACAAAGGAAGCtaaatttttatgaaatatatGGAGATGAAATGATTAATACTGCAAAGAATATAATTAAACAG TGTGTGGTTAATACGGTTTCGCAGATAGAAGAAATAGATACAGAAGTGGTTGTTAA GCTTGCAGACCAGATGAGGATGATGAATTTTCCTCAGTGGTTTGATTtactgaagaatattttttgtaaattcACCATCTTCCTCAAGAGAATAAAG GCAACGTTAAATACTATCCGTAGCGTGGTTTTCTTGGTTCTAGACAAGAACCAAAAAACCAGAGACCTGGAAGACACGTTACAGAAGAACTCTGCTAAGGAGAGCACGGTGGACACCGAGGTGGCCTACCTGACGCACGAGGGAATGTTCATCAGCGACGCCTTCGGCGACGGGGAGCTCCCAGCCGGAGCAGCCGACACGGCCTCCCAAAGGAACACGTCCCCCAACAGCGAGCCCTGCAGCAGTGACTCCGTCTCGGAGCCCGAGTGCACCACCGACTCCTCATCCAGCAAGGAGCACACCTCCTCTTCCGTTACTCCAGGAGGAGTAGAGATGAT GATCAGCGACGACATGAAACTGACTGACCTGGAGCTGGTCAGGCTGGCAAACAATATCCAAGAGTTACTTTATAATGCCTCTGATATCTGCCATGATCGTTCAGTCAAGTTCCTCATGGCAAGAGCAAAG GATGGCTTCCTAGAGAAGTTGAATTCCAACGAGTTTGTTACTCTTTCTCGCTTGATGGAAGGCTTTATCTTGGATACTGAGCAGATCTGTGGCAGGAAAAGCATGTCCTTGAGAGGAGCTCTTCAGAGTCAGGCCAATAGATTTGTGAATAGGTTTCATGAGGAGAGGAAGACAAAGCTAAG CCTGCTTTTGGACAACGAGCGCTGGAAGCAAGCTGAAGTTCCTGCTGAGTTCCAGGACCTCGTTGATTCAGTGTCAGATGGCAGAATTTCtctccctgaaaaaaaaccaacag CTACTGAAGAAAGAAAGCCAGCTGAATTCCTTATTGTTGAAGGACAAAAATATGCAACAGTTGG GACAGTATTGCTGCTAATAAGAATAATCCTGGAGTACTGCCAGTGTGTGGATAACATTCCCTCCATCACCACTGACATGCTGACCCGCCTGTCTGATTTACTGAAG TATTTCAACTCTAGAAGTTGCCAATTAGTGCTTGGAGCCGGTGCATTACAAGTTGTTGGTTTGAAAACAATCACTACAAAAAACCTAG CCCTTTCTTCACGTTGCCTCCAGCTTATTGTACACTACATTCCCATTATCAGGGCTCATTTTGAAGCTCGGCTGCAGCCGAAGCAGTTCAGCATGCTCAGGCATTTTGACCACATCACAAAG GATTATCACGACCACATAGCTGAAATTTCAGCAAAGCTCGTTGCCATAATGGATAGCTTATTTGACAAACTATTATCCAAG TATGAAGTGAAAGCCCCTGTTCCTTCAGCATGCTTCAGGAATATCTGCAAGCAAATGGCAAAGATGCATGAAGCTATATATGATCTCCTTCCTGAGGAGCAAACTCAG ATGTTGTTTTTACGAATTAACGCAAGCTACAAACTCCACCTGAAGAGGCAGCTGGCCCACCTCAATGTGGTCAATGATGGAGGGCCTCTGAATGG GCTGGTTACTTCAGATGTGGCTTTTTACACTGGAAACCTTCAAGCTCTGAAAGGCCTTAACAACTTAGATCTAAACATGGCTGAAATCTGGGAGCAGAAGAGGTGA
- the VPS54 gene encoding vacuolar protein sorting-associated protein 54 isoform X2 — MASSHSSSPVPQSNSSDAFFKKEMDATKHFRPVQSLPDVCPKEPTGNPNNLRDSPSLVADQQRWTIYHSKVNLPAALNDPRLAKRESDFFTKTWGVDFVDTEVTPSFYLPQITKEHFALYQQEIAPREKVHERCKNICTPKDTFDRTLLHTHDKSRTDLEQVPKIFMKPDFALEDSLTFNAVLPWSHFSTTGGKGNRDAASSKLLQEKLSHYLDIVEVNIAHQISLRSEAFFHAMTSQHELQDYLRKTSQAVKLLREKISKIDKVMCEGSLRVLRLSLTRNNCIKAYNKLKLMATVHQTQPTVQLLLSTSEYVGALDLIATTQEVLQQELQGIHSFRHLGSQLCELEKLIDKMMIAEFSTYARNDLNRPLEDDCQILEEERLVSLVFGLLKQRKLNFYEIYGDEMINTAKNIIKQCVVNTVSQIEEIDTEVVVKLADQMRMMNFPQWFDLLKNIFCKFTIFLKRIKATLNTIRSVVFLVLDKNQKTRDLEDTLQKNSAKESTVDTEVAYLTHEGMFISDAFGDGELPAGAADTASQRNTSPNSEPCSSDSVSEPECTTDSSSSKEHTSSSVTPGGVEMMISDDMKLTDLELVRLANNIQELLYNASDICHDRSVKFLMARAKDGFLEKLNSNEFVTLSRLMEGFILDTEQICGRKSMSLRGALQSQANRFVNRFHEERKTKLSLLLDNERWKQAEVPAEFQDLVDSVSDGRISLPEKKPTATEERKPAEFLIVEGQKYATVGTVLLLIRIILEYCQCVDNIPSITTDMLTRLSDLLKYFNSRSCQLVLGAGALQVVGLKTITTKNLALSSRCLQLIVHYIPIIRAHFEARLQPKQFSMLRHFDHITKYEVKAPVPSACFRNICKQMAKMHEAIYDLLPEEQTQMLFLRINASYKLHLKRQLAHLNVVNDGGPLNGLVTSDVAFYTGNLQALKGLNNLDLNMAEIWEQKR, encoded by the exons ATGGCATCAAGCCACAGTTCTTCACCAGTGCCTCAGTCAAACAGCAGTgatgctttctttaaaaaagaaatggacGCCACGAAACACTTTCGCCCTGTGCAGTCCCTGCCTGATGTGTGTCCCAAGGAACCCACAG GCAATCCCAATAACTTACGTGACAGCCCATCTCTAGTTGCGGATCAGCAAAGATGGACTATTTATCATTCCAAAGTCAATCTCCCAGCAGCACTAAATGATCCTAGGTTAGCAAAAAGGGAATCTGATTTCTTTACAAAAACATGGGGAGTGGACTTTGTGGACACTGAAGTCACGCCTTCATTCTACCTCCCACAGATCACCAAGGAACATTTTGCATTATACCAACAGGAAATCGCTCCG AGAGAGAAAGTTCATGAAAGATGCAAGAATATTTGTACTCCTAAAGATACCTTTGACAGGACACTATTACACACTCACG aTAAATCCAGGACAGATCTGGAACAAGTACCTAAG attttTATGAAACCAGATTTTGCCTTGGAAGATTCCTTAACATTTAATGCCGTTTTACCATGGTCTCATTTTAGTACCACTGGTGGAAAAGGAAATCGTGATGCAGCTTCCTCCAAGTTACTTCAAGAAAAG CTGAGCCATTATCTGGACATCGTGGAAGTCAATATTGCTCATCAGATTTCTCTCCGCtcagaagcattttttcatgCAATGACCTCTCAGCATGAGTTGCAGGACTACCTCAGGAAAACCTCCCAGGCTGTAAAATTGCTTAGAGAGAAGATCTCTAAAATTGATAAAGTAATGTGTGAAGGATCACTTCGAGTTTTAAGACTGTCGCTCACCAGAAATAACTGTATAAAAGCATACAATAAACTGAAGTTAATGGCTACTGTACACCAAACACAGCCCACAGTACAGTTGCTGCTCTCCACTTCAGAGTATGTTGGAGCTTTGGACTTAATAGCAACAACACAAGAGGTGTTACAGCAAGAGCTTCAAGGTATTCACAGTTTCCG GCATCTTGGCTCACAGCTTTGTGAACTGGAAAAGCTGATAGATAAAATGATGATTGCAGAGTTTTCAACTTACGCTCGCAATGATTTAAATAGACCCCTAGAAGATGATTGCCAAATTCTAGAAGAG GAGAGACTTGTATCTCTAGTATTTGGACTTCTAAAACAAAGGAAGCtaaatttttatgaaatatatGGAGATGAAATGATTAATACTGCAAAGAATATAATTAAACAG TGTGTGGTTAATACGGTTTCGCAGATAGAAGAAATAGATACAGAAGTGGTTGTTAA GCTTGCAGACCAGATGAGGATGATGAATTTTCCTCAGTGGTTTGATTtactgaagaatattttttgtaaattcACCATCTTCCTCAAGAGAATAAAG GCAACGTTAAATACTATCCGTAGCGTGGTTTTCTTGGTTCTAGACAAGAACCAAAAAACCAGAGACCTGGAAGACACGTTACAGAAGAACTCTGCTAAGGAGAGCACGGTGGACACCGAGGTGGCCTACCTGACGCACGAGGGAATGTTCATCAGCGACGCCTTCGGCGACGGGGAGCTCCCAGCCGGAGCAGCCGACACGGCCTCCCAAAGGAACACGTCCCCCAACAGCGAGCCCTGCAGCAGTGACTCCGTCTCGGAGCCCGAGTGCACCACCGACTCCTCATCCAGCAAGGAGCACACCTCCTCTTCCGTTACTCCAGGAGGAGTAGAGATGAT GATCAGCGACGACATGAAACTGACTGACCTGGAGCTGGTCAGGCTGGCAAACAATATCCAAGAGTTACTTTATAATGCCTCTGATATCTGCCATGATCGTTCAGTCAAGTTCCTCATGGCAAGAGCAAAG GATGGCTTCCTAGAGAAGTTGAATTCCAACGAGTTTGTTACTCTTTCTCGCTTGATGGAAGGCTTTATCTTGGATACTGAGCAGATCTGTGGCAGGAAAAGCATGTCCTTGAGAGGAGCTCTTCAGAGTCAGGCCAATAGATTTGTGAATAGGTTTCATGAGGAGAGGAAGACAAAGCTAAG CCTGCTTTTGGACAACGAGCGCTGGAAGCAAGCTGAAGTTCCTGCTGAGTTCCAGGACCTCGTTGATTCAGTGTCAGATGGCAGAATTTCtctccctgaaaaaaaaccaacag CTACTGAAGAAAGAAAGCCAGCTGAATTCCTTATTGTTGAAGGACAAAAATATGCAACAGTTGG GACAGTATTGCTGCTAATAAGAATAATCCTGGAGTACTGCCAGTGTGTGGATAACATTCCCTCCATCACCACTGACATGCTGACCCGCCTGTCTGATTTACTGAAG TATTTCAACTCTAGAAGTTGCCAATTAGTGCTTGGAGCCGGTGCATTACAAGTTGTTGGTTTGAAAACAATCACTACAAAAAACCTAG CCCTTTCTTCACGTTGCCTCCAGCTTATTGTACACTACATTCCCATTATCAGGGCTCATTTTGAAGCTCGGCTGCAGCCGAAGCAGTTCAGCATGCTCAGGCATTTTGACCACATCACAAAG TATGAAGTGAAAGCCCCTGTTCCTTCAGCATGCTTCAGGAATATCTGCAAGCAAATGGCAAAGATGCATGAAGCTATATATGATCTCCTTCCTGAGGAGCAAACTCAG ATGTTGTTTTTACGAATTAACGCAAGCTACAAACTCCACCTGAAGAGGCAGCTGGCCCACCTCAATGTGGTCAATGATGGAGGGCCTCTGAATGG GCTGGTTACTTCAGATGTGGCTTTTTACACTGGAAACCTTCAAGCTCTGAAAGGCCTTAACAACTTAGATCTAAACATGGCTGAAATCTGGGAGCAGAAGAGGTGA
- the VPS54 gene encoding vacuolar protein sorting-associated protein 54 isoform X1 produces MASSHSSSPVPQSNSSDAFFKKEMDATKHFRPVQSLPDVCPKEPTGNPNNLRDSPSLVADQQRWTIYHSKVNLPAALNDPRLAKRESDFFTKTWGVDFVDTEVTPSFYLPQITKEHFALYQQEIAPREKVHERCKNICTPKDTFDRTLLHTHDKSRTDLEQVPKIFMKPDFALEDSLTFNAVLPWSHFSTTGGKGNRDAASSKLLQEKLSHYLDIVEVNIAHQISLRSEAFFHAMTSQHELQDYLRKTSQAVKLLREKISKIDKVMCEGSLRVLRLSLTRNNCIKAYNKLKLMATVHQTQPTVQLLLSTSEYVGALDLIATTQEVLQQELQGIHSFRHLGSQLCELEKLIDKMMIAEFSTYARNDLNRPLEDDCQILEEERLVSLVFGLLKQRKLNFYEIYGDEMINTAKNIIKQCVVNTVSQIEEIDTEVVVKLADQMRMMNFPQWFDLLKNIFCKFTIFLKRIKATLNTIRSVVFLVLDKNQKTRDLEDTLQKNSAKESTVDTEVAYLTHEGMFISDAFGDGELPAGAADTASQRNTSPNSEPCSSDSVSEPECTTDSSSSKEHTSSSVTPGGVEMMISDDMKLTDLELVRLANNIQELLYNASDICHDRSVKFLMARAKDGFLEKLNSNEFVTLSRLMEGFILDTEQICGRKSMSLRGALQSQANRFVNRFHEERKTKLSLLLDNERWKQAEVPAEFQDLVDSVSDGRISLPEKKPTATEERKPAEFLIVEGQKYATVGTVLLLIRIILEYCQCVDNIPSITTDMLTRLSDLLKYFNSRSCQLVLGAGALQVVGLKTITTKNLALSSRCLQLIVHYIPIIRAHFEARLQPKQFSMLRHFDHITKDYHDHIAEISAKLVAIMDSLFDKLLSKYEVKAPVPSACFRNICKQMAKMHEAIYDLLPEEQTQMLFLRINASYKLHLKRQLAHLNVVNDGGPLNGLVTSDVAFYTGNLQALKGLNNLDLNMAEIWEQKR; encoded by the exons ATGGCATCAAGCCACAGTTCTTCACCAGTGCCTCAGTCAAACAGCAGTgatgctttctttaaaaaagaaatggacGCCACGAAACACTTTCGCCCTGTGCAGTCCCTGCCTGATGTGTGTCCCAAGGAACCCACAG GCAATCCCAATAACTTACGTGACAGCCCATCTCTAGTTGCGGATCAGCAAAGATGGACTATTTATCATTCCAAAGTCAATCTCCCAGCAGCACTAAATGATCCTAGGTTAGCAAAAAGGGAATCTGATTTCTTTACAAAAACATGGGGAGTGGACTTTGTGGACACTGAAGTCACGCCTTCATTCTACCTCCCACAGATCACCAAGGAACATTTTGCATTATACCAACAGGAAATCGCTCCG AGAGAGAAAGTTCATGAAAGATGCAAGAATATTTGTACTCCTAAAGATACCTTTGACAGGACACTATTACACACTCACG aTAAATCCAGGACAGATCTGGAACAAGTACCTAAG attttTATGAAACCAGATTTTGCCTTGGAAGATTCCTTAACATTTAATGCCGTTTTACCATGGTCTCATTTTAGTACCACTGGTGGAAAAGGAAATCGTGATGCAGCTTCCTCCAAGTTACTTCAAGAAAAG CTGAGCCATTATCTGGACATCGTGGAAGTCAATATTGCTCATCAGATTTCTCTCCGCtcagaagcattttttcatgCAATGACCTCTCAGCATGAGTTGCAGGACTACCTCAGGAAAACCTCCCAGGCTGTAAAATTGCTTAGAGAGAAGATCTCTAAAATTGATAAAGTAATGTGTGAAGGATCACTTCGAGTTTTAAGACTGTCGCTCACCAGAAATAACTGTATAAAAGCATACAATAAACTGAAGTTAATGGCTACTGTACACCAAACACAGCCCACAGTACAGTTGCTGCTCTCCACTTCAGAGTATGTTGGAGCTTTGGACTTAATAGCAACAACACAAGAGGTGTTACAGCAAGAGCTTCAAGGTATTCACAGTTTCCG GCATCTTGGCTCACAGCTTTGTGAACTGGAAAAGCTGATAGATAAAATGATGATTGCAGAGTTTTCAACTTACGCTCGCAATGATTTAAATAGACCCCTAGAAGATGATTGCCAAATTCTAGAAGAG GAGAGACTTGTATCTCTAGTATTTGGACTTCTAAAACAAAGGAAGCtaaatttttatgaaatatatGGAGATGAAATGATTAATACTGCAAAGAATATAATTAAACAG TGTGTGGTTAATACGGTTTCGCAGATAGAAGAAATAGATACAGAAGTGGTTGTTAA GCTTGCAGACCAGATGAGGATGATGAATTTTCCTCAGTGGTTTGATTtactgaagaatattttttgtaaattcACCATCTTCCTCAAGAGAATAAAG GCAACGTTAAATACTATCCGTAGCGTGGTTTTCTTGGTTCTAGACAAGAACCAAAAAACCAGAGACCTGGAAGACACGTTACAGAAGAACTCTGCTAAGGAGAGCACGGTGGACACCGAGGTGGCCTACCTGACGCACGAGGGAATGTTCATCAGCGACGCCTTCGGCGACGGGGAGCTCCCAGCCGGAGCAGCCGACACGGCCTCCCAAAGGAACACGTCCCCCAACAGCGAGCCCTGCAGCAGTGACTCCGTCTCGGAGCCCGAGTGCACCACCGACTCCTCATCCAGCAAGGAGCACACCTCCTCTTCCGTTACTCCAGGAGGAGTAGAGATGAT GATCAGCGACGACATGAAACTGACTGACCTGGAGCTGGTCAGGCTGGCAAACAATATCCAAGAGTTACTTTATAATGCCTCTGATATCTGCCATGATCGTTCAGTCAAGTTCCTCATGGCAAGAGCAAAG GATGGCTTCCTAGAGAAGTTGAATTCCAACGAGTTTGTTACTCTTTCTCGCTTGATGGAAGGCTTTATCTTGGATACTGAGCAGATCTGTGGCAGGAAAAGCATGTCCTTGAGAGGAGCTCTTCAGAGTCAGGCCAATAGATTTGTGAATAGGTTTCATGAGGAGAGGAAGACAAAGCTAAG CCTGCTTTTGGACAACGAGCGCTGGAAGCAAGCTGAAGTTCCTGCTGAGTTCCAGGACCTCGTTGATTCAGTGTCAGATGGCAGAATTTCtctccctgaaaaaaaaccaacag CTACTGAAGAAAGAAAGCCAGCTGAATTCCTTATTGTTGAAGGACAAAAATATGCAACAGTTGG GACAGTATTGCTGCTAATAAGAATAATCCTGGAGTACTGCCAGTGTGTGGATAACATTCCCTCCATCACCACTGACATGCTGACCCGCCTGTCTGATTTACTGAAG TATTTCAACTCTAGAAGTTGCCAATTAGTGCTTGGAGCCGGTGCATTACAAGTTGTTGGTTTGAAAACAATCACTACAAAAAACCTAG CCCTTTCTTCACGTTGCCTCCAGCTTATTGTACACTACATTCCCATTATCAGGGCTCATTTTGAAGCTCGGCTGCAGCCGAAGCAGTTCAGCATGCTCAGGCATTTTGACCACATCACAAAG GATTATCACGACCACATAGCTGAAATTTCAGCAAAGCTCGTTGCCATAATGGATAGCTTATTTGACAAACTATTATCCAAG TATGAAGTGAAAGCCCCTGTTCCTTCAGCATGCTTCAGGAATATCTGCAAGCAAATGGCAAAGATGCATGAAGCTATATATGATCTCCTTCCTGAGGAGCAAACTCAG ATGTTGTTTTTACGAATTAACGCAAGCTACAAACTCCACCTGAAGAGGCAGCTGGCCCACCTCAATGTGGTCAATGATGGAGGGCCTCTGAATGG GCTGGTTACTTCAGATGTGGCTTTTTACACTGGAAACCTTCAAGCTCTGAAAGGCCTTAACAACTTAGATCTAAACATGGCTGAAATCTGGGAGCAGAAGAGGTGA
- the VPS54 gene encoding vacuolar protein sorting-associated protein 54 isoform X4 codes for MKPDFALEDSLTFNAVLPWSHFSTTGGKGNRDAASSKLLQEKLSHYLDIVEVNIAHQISLRSEAFFHAMTSQHELQDYLRKTSQAVKLLREKISKIDKVMCEGSLRVLRLSLTRNNCIKAYNKLKLMATVHQTQPTVQLLLSTSEYVGALDLIATTQEVLQQELQGIHSFRHLGSQLCELEKLIDKMMIAEFSTYARNDLNRPLEDDCQILEEERLVSLVFGLLKQRKLNFYEIYGDEMINTAKNIIKQCVVNTVSQIEEIDTEVVVKLADQMRMMNFPQWFDLLKNIFCKFTIFLKRIKATLNTIRSVVFLVLDKNQKTRDLEDTLQKNSAKESTVDTEVAYLTHEGMFISDAFGDGELPAGAADTASQRNTSPNSEPCSSDSVSEPECTTDSSSSKEHTSSSVTPGGVEMMISDDMKLTDLELVRLANNIQELLYNASDICHDRSVKFLMARAKDGFLEKLNSNEFVTLSRLMEGFILDTEQICGRKSMSLRGALQSQANRFVNRFHEERKTKLSLLLDNERWKQAEVPAEFQDLVDSVSDGRISLPEKKPTATEERKPAEFLIVEGQKYATVGTVLLLIRIILEYCQCVDNIPSITTDMLTRLSDLLKYFNSRSCQLVLGAGALQVVGLKTITTKNLALSSRCLQLIVHYIPIIRAHFEARLQPKQFSMLRHFDHITKDYHDHIAEISAKLVAIMDSLFDKLLSKYEVKAPVPSACFRNICKQMAKMHEAIYDLLPEEQTQMLFLRINASYKLHLKRQLAHLNVVNDGGPLNGLVTSDVAFYTGNLQALKGLNNLDLNMAEIWEQKR; via the exons ATGAAACCAGATTTTGCCTTGGAAGATTCCTTAACATTTAATGCCGTTTTACCATGGTCTCATTTTAGTACCACTGGTGGAAAAGGAAATCGTGATGCAGCTTCCTCCAAGTTACTTCAAGAAAAG CTGAGCCATTATCTGGACATCGTGGAAGTCAATATTGCTCATCAGATTTCTCTCCGCtcagaagcattttttcatgCAATGACCTCTCAGCATGAGTTGCAGGACTACCTCAGGAAAACCTCCCAGGCTGTAAAATTGCTTAGAGAGAAGATCTCTAAAATTGATAAAGTAATGTGTGAAGGATCACTTCGAGTTTTAAGACTGTCGCTCACCAGAAATAACTGTATAAAAGCATACAATAAACTGAAGTTAATGGCTACTGTACACCAAACACAGCCCACAGTACAGTTGCTGCTCTCCACTTCAGAGTATGTTGGAGCTTTGGACTTAATAGCAACAACACAAGAGGTGTTACAGCAAGAGCTTCAAGGTATTCACAGTTTCCG GCATCTTGGCTCACAGCTTTGTGAACTGGAAAAGCTGATAGATAAAATGATGATTGCAGAGTTTTCAACTTACGCTCGCAATGATTTAAATAGACCCCTAGAAGATGATTGCCAAATTCTAGAAGAG GAGAGACTTGTATCTCTAGTATTTGGACTTCTAAAACAAAGGAAGCtaaatttttatgaaatatatGGAGATGAAATGATTAATACTGCAAAGAATATAATTAAACAG TGTGTGGTTAATACGGTTTCGCAGATAGAAGAAATAGATACAGAAGTGGTTGTTAA GCTTGCAGACCAGATGAGGATGATGAATTTTCCTCAGTGGTTTGATTtactgaagaatattttttgtaaattcACCATCTTCCTCAAGAGAATAAAG GCAACGTTAAATACTATCCGTAGCGTGGTTTTCTTGGTTCTAGACAAGAACCAAAAAACCAGAGACCTGGAAGACACGTTACAGAAGAACTCTGCTAAGGAGAGCACGGTGGACACCGAGGTGGCCTACCTGACGCACGAGGGAATGTTCATCAGCGACGCCTTCGGCGACGGGGAGCTCCCAGCCGGAGCAGCCGACACGGCCTCCCAAAGGAACACGTCCCCCAACAGCGAGCCCTGCAGCAGTGACTCCGTCTCGGAGCCCGAGTGCACCACCGACTCCTCATCCAGCAAGGAGCACACCTCCTCTTCCGTTACTCCAGGAGGAGTAGAGATGAT GATCAGCGACGACATGAAACTGACTGACCTGGAGCTGGTCAGGCTGGCAAACAATATCCAAGAGTTACTTTATAATGCCTCTGATATCTGCCATGATCGTTCAGTCAAGTTCCTCATGGCAAGAGCAAAG GATGGCTTCCTAGAGAAGTTGAATTCCAACGAGTTTGTTACTCTTTCTCGCTTGATGGAAGGCTTTATCTTGGATACTGAGCAGATCTGTGGCAGGAAAAGCATGTCCTTGAGAGGAGCTCTTCAGAGTCAGGCCAATAGATTTGTGAATAGGTTTCATGAGGAGAGGAAGACAAAGCTAAG CCTGCTTTTGGACAACGAGCGCTGGAAGCAAGCTGAAGTTCCTGCTGAGTTCCAGGACCTCGTTGATTCAGTGTCAGATGGCAGAATTTCtctccctgaaaaaaaaccaacag CTACTGAAGAAAGAAAGCCAGCTGAATTCCTTATTGTTGAAGGACAAAAATATGCAACAGTTGG GACAGTATTGCTGCTAATAAGAATAATCCTGGAGTACTGCCAGTGTGTGGATAACATTCCCTCCATCACCACTGACATGCTGACCCGCCTGTCTGATTTACTGAAG TATTTCAACTCTAGAAGTTGCCAATTAGTGCTTGGAGCCGGTGCATTACAAGTTGTTGGTTTGAAAACAATCACTACAAAAAACCTAG CCCTTTCTTCACGTTGCCTCCAGCTTATTGTACACTACATTCCCATTATCAGGGCTCATTTTGAAGCTCGGCTGCAGCCGAAGCAGTTCAGCATGCTCAGGCATTTTGACCACATCACAAAG GATTATCACGACCACATAGCTGAAATTTCAGCAAAGCTCGTTGCCATAATGGATAGCTTATTTGACAAACTATTATCCAAG TATGAAGTGAAAGCCCCTGTTCCTTCAGCATGCTTCAGGAATATCTGCAAGCAAATGGCAAAGATGCATGAAGCTATATATGATCTCCTTCCTGAGGAGCAAACTCAG ATGTTGTTTTTACGAATTAACGCAAGCTACAAACTCCACCTGAAGAGGCAGCTGGCCCACCTCAATGTGGTCAATGATGGAGGGCCTCTGAATGG GCTGGTTACTTCAGATGTGGCTTTTTACACTGGAAACCTTCAAGCTCTGAAAGGCCTTAACAACTTAGATCTAAACATGGCTGAAATCTGGGAGCAGAAGAGGTGA